A stretch of the Macaca mulatta isolate MMU2019108-1 chromosome 14, T2T-MMU8v2.0, whole genome shotgun sequence genome encodes the following:
- the MYEOV gene encoding LOW QUALITY PROTEIN: myeloma-overexpressed gene protein (The sequence of the model RefSeq protein was modified relative to this genomic sequence to represent the inferred CDS: inserted 4 bases in 3 codons; deleted 1 base in 1 codon; substituted 1 base at 1 genomic stop codon), with protein MFIRQTRHFVEGSKAGTSRGLLSLSQALCVAVRGAFVSLWFAAGANDLERNKGDKGVQTGAGLSQEAEDVDVSQAXAPPGTLCGTGNRNSESXSVRVAGIAPLGEAFPVGAEQAISSCPEEVHGWPGVSTEIMWARMGVALCSRGRGLLTGARALCMTLAESSSPDCGRGRRTCVTPHQHRTPHCSTWGXPLGVAGSWLTVVTVEARGGWGMGVKRTGQVGHTVCPAPVSGTSPXLLHPLVLLLLIILTC; from the exons ATGTTCATCCGGCAGACCAGACACTTCGTGGAGGGCTCCAAAGCTGGCACATCCCGgggcctcctctctctctcccaggcccTGTGTGTTGCGGTGAGAGGAGCATTTGTGTCTCTGTGGTTTGCTGCTGGAGCTAATGACCTGGAGAGAAACAAGGGAGACAAGGGTGTCCAGACAGGTGCGGGGCTCAGCCAGGAGGCAGAAGACGTGGATGTGTCCCAGGC AGCGCCACCAGGCACTCTGTGTGGCACTGGGAACAGGAATTCTGAGAGTTAGTCTGTAAGGGTGGCGGGCATTGCTCCCCTGGGAGAAGCCTTTCCAGTGGGCGCTGAGCAGGCCATTAGCTCGTGTCCTGAGGAGGTGCATGGGTGGCCTGGGGTCTCCACGGAAATTATGTGGGCGCGCATGGGTGTGGCTCTGTGTTCACGTGGGCGAGGACTTCTGACCGGTGCCAGGGCACTCTGCATGACCCTGGCAGAATCAAGCTCTCCCGACtgtggaaggggaagaagaacATGCGTGACCCCCCACCAGCACCGCACCCCTCACTGCTCCACCTGGG TGCCTCTGGGGGTGGCTGGGTCCTGGCTGACTGTTGTGACAGTTGAggccaggggt gggtggggcatggGAGTTAAGAGGACTGGCCAGGTGGGGCACACCGTGTGCCCAGCCCCAGTGTCAGGaacttccc tcctcctccaccccctcgtcctcctcctcctcatcatcctcACTTGTTGA